The following coding sequences are from one Bifidobacterium sp. window:
- a CDS encoding DUF1304 domain-containing protein has translation MLDTAGSILILLAGALHGFIFILESFMWTKESTMITFSIHDKEEAKATREMAFNQGFYNLFLGIMAVLGAILDFIGAHTIGITLMFAGGISMILAATVLLISSPGKRSAAMKQITLPLLGIILLSFSLIAAN, from the coding sequence TTGTTAGATACCGCCGGATCGATTCTGATATTGCTAGCTGGCGCGCTACACGGTTTCATTTTTATTCTGGAATCATTCATGTGGACCAAAGAATCCACAATGATAACTTTCTCGATTCACGATAAAGAAGAAGCTAAAGCAACGCGTGAAATGGCATTTAACCAAGGCTTCTACAATCTTTTCCTGGGCATCATGGCTGTTCTAGGAGCAATTCTGGATTTCATTGGGGCACACACAATAGGCATCACTTTGATGTTTGCCGGCGGCATATCGATGATTCTAGCTGCCACTGTGTTACTTATCTCAAGCCCTGGGAAACGCAGCGCTGCGATGAAACAAATCACATTGCCACTTCTTGGAATAATACTTCTGTCCTTCTCGCTCATTGCAGCGAATTAA
- a CDS encoding FAD-dependent oxidoreductase: MLSDQENPVQSADTAPAKAVSAQSASPLKVAVIGAGPAGVYASDILLRQLKQSGEELGLGSSARVDIFEKLPVPFGLVRYGVAPDHPSIKFIAGALQKTLDNPNIHLYADVEFGKDITLDDLQQRYDAVLFATGATEDRLLDIPGHELEGVHGAARFVEWYDGYPTGTDVWPLQAQEVAVIGGGNVAMDVARILVRRPDDLLNTDIPENVYEGLQHNETRDLHLFVRRGPAQAKFSVQELRELEKLPGVQIIIEEDDFELDDETLQRASEDKLTRQMLEELYTIREMAEDMEDDGETDFEGNPSDRRYHIHFFSSPTEILGSDGKVKAIRVERTEVDPEGHLTGTGESVDYPVQAVYHAIGYRPAQVPGIPYDQSHFTLANVGGRVFTAPESEGGKRIPGLYATGWAKRGPVGLIGSTKSDALETVSNLIEDLSVEKRQDSRAPDRSATSIEELLESRGVHPISFAGWQKIDEYEHSSGAAAGREHIKVVDPDEMRRIALG; this comes from the coding sequence ATGCTATCCGATCAGGAAAATCCAGTTCAGAGTGCCGATACGGCACCAGCCAAGGCAGTATCCGCACAATCTGCGAGCCCTCTCAAAGTGGCTGTTATAGGTGCTGGCCCAGCTGGAGTGTATGCCTCGGATATCCTCTTGAGACAGCTCAAACAATCAGGCGAAGAACTCGGTTTAGGTAGCAGTGCTCGCGTTGATATTTTCGAGAAGCTCCCCGTTCCTTTTGGACTGGTTCGATATGGTGTTGCACCAGATCACCCGAGTATCAAATTCATTGCCGGTGCGTTGCAAAAAACTCTTGATAACCCCAATATCCACCTGTATGCCGATGTCGAATTCGGCAAGGATATTACGCTTGATGATTTACAGCAGCGCTATGATGCAGTTCTTTTTGCTACAGGTGCTACTGAAGATCGTCTCCTAGATATACCAGGTCATGAGTTGGAAGGTGTACATGGCGCAGCACGGTTCGTTGAGTGGTATGACGGTTACCCCACAGGAACTGATGTTTGGCCATTACAGGCTCAAGAAGTCGCTGTGATTGGTGGCGGCAATGTTGCCATGGATGTTGCAAGAATTTTGGTGCGTAGACCAGATGATCTGCTCAATACCGACATTCCTGAGAATGTGTATGAAGGTTTGCAACACAATGAGACTCGTGATCTGCACTTGTTTGTGCGCAGAGGGCCAGCACAAGCGAAGTTCTCAGTCCAAGAACTCCGAGAGCTGGAGAAACTTCCTGGGGTGCAAATCATCATCGAAGAAGACGATTTCGAATTAGATGATGAAACACTCCAACGAGCAAGTGAAGATAAGCTGACACGTCAGATGCTTGAGGAGCTTTATACCATTCGGGAAATGGCTGAGGATATGGAAGACGACGGTGAGACTGATTTCGAAGGAAACCCTTCAGATCGCCGCTATCATATCCATTTCTTCTCATCGCCGACTGAGATTCTTGGGTCAGATGGCAAGGTGAAAGCTATCCGTGTTGAGCGTACTGAGGTTGATCCTGAAGGTCACCTCACGGGTACAGGAGAGAGCGTTGATTATCCTGTTCAAGCGGTCTATCACGCGATTGGGTATCGTCCTGCTCAAGTGCCAGGCATTCCGTACGATCAAAGTCATTTCACATTGGCAAATGTTGGTGGTCGAGTCTTTACTGCCCCTGAGTCAGAAGGTGGCAAGAGAATACCTGGTTTGTATGCTACTGGCTGGGCAAAACGTGGGCCAGTTGGTCTTATTGGTTCGACCAAATCCGATGCATTGGAAACTGTTTCAAATCTCATCGAAGATTTGTCTGTGGAGAAGAGGCAAGATTCTCGGGCACCAGACCGCAGTGCAACATCAATCGAAGAATTGCTCGAGAGCAGGGGAGTGCACCCAATCAGCTTTGCCGGTTGGCAGAAAATCGACGAGTATGAGCATTCGTCAGGTGCAGCTGCCGGCCGTGAACATATCAAAGTGGTTGACCCCGATGAGATGCGTCGCATCGCTTTAGGATGA
- a CDS encoding MarR family winged helix-turn-helix transcriptional regulator, whose product MADERMAVLLATSRLNSKISTSFEACTGSSIARFTILYALSDSPSLSQTELRAILGINASAVTRHLQLLEDRGLIRRNRNAEDQRNVAVSITETGSKLITECSNKRELFLSSLFDGMNSTEIETLLKAVSTIESHLDQATVAYRNPNLDNTTSISIHEKEILR is encoded by the coding sequence TTGGCAGACGAACGAATGGCAGTTCTGCTAGCAACGAGCCGGCTTAACTCAAAGATCAGCACATCCTTTGAAGCTTGCACCGGCAGCAGTATCGCTAGATTTACTATTTTGTATGCTTTGAGCGATTCACCGTCGCTCTCACAAACAGAACTGCGCGCAATCCTAGGCATTAATGCCAGCGCAGTAACGCGGCACCTACAACTGTTAGAAGACCGTGGACTTATCCGCAGAAATCGTAACGCGGAAGATCAGCGAAACGTTGCAGTGTCCATAACTGAGACAGGTTCGAAGCTCATCACTGAGTGCTCAAACAAACGAGAGTTATTTCTAAGCTCATTATTTGACGGTATGAACAGCACTGAAATTGAGACTCTACTCAAAGCGGTATCCACTATCGAATCGCATCTTGACCAAGCAACAGTAGCCTATAGAAACCCGAATCTTGACAACACCACCAGCATCAGTATCCATGAAAAAGAGATTCTACGATGA
- a CDS encoding ArnT family glycosyltransferase has translation MTEQFGTPLASTSAASHGTRSTRKGHERSRADRHQSRSGIALYRLPKRRLSDWVLLGMLLAAAIAAYFINLTASGYANEFYSAAAQAGSVNWESFLWGSLDSGNAITVDKPPASIWLMALSVRIFGLSSFAILLPQAIMGVLTTYLLYATIRRYWGNTAGLTTGIIFVLTPVAALMFRFNNPDALLILLMVGAAHAVLRALEYAATKAGNRRRTWWMILAGVLIGFGFLTKQMQVFLVLPGFALAFLIASPTGFWRRIVDGFVAVGSIIVAAGWWVALTVLVPSGSRPYIGGSQNNSFLELTFGYNGFGRLTGSEEGSVVPGGSSTGGTSGGMWGETGWTRLFDGEYGTQIAWLAPLAFAGIFIGLIAVGRAVRIDLRRASVIVFGGWLVVIWLTFSFMAGIFHQYYTVALAPAVAVLAAIAVMGLWVARKSLWSRIVAPALMLVSAYWAFTLAGRSSWLPWLKWCILGIGILAAIVLIIAALASSRRIAIAGIALSAVSLLSGPFAWTAYTISTGHTGSIVLAGPSVTSSTGMGGMGGGMGQGGGPGGNQGGTSGTSESTESDTSQQQYGSNQEPPSGGPGQNSGSAPEAPNPSMGQPPSSGNGSGTGPGGAAGGTMGEGSMSEGTTGSAGEMGNGSTGGGMGMGGSSASSKIVSMLEKSSSSYRWAAATTGSQNAASYQLASQKAVMAIGGFNGSDPAPTLKQFKQYVKQGLIHYYIAGSSMGGTQMGGSGAASEIASWVAKHYTATTVDGVTIYDLSADAS, from the coding sequence ATGACCGAACAATTCGGCACCCCACTCGCCTCTACATCAGCTGCATCACATGGCACCCGATCAACGCGCAAAGGCCACGAACGATCCCGAGCCGATCGACACCAATCACGTTCAGGAATTGCCTTGTACCGACTGCCTAAACGAAGACTTTCCGATTGGGTACTGCTAGGAATGCTGCTGGCGGCAGCTATAGCTGCATATTTTATCAATCTCACAGCATCTGGTTATGCTAATGAATTCTATTCAGCTGCTGCCCAAGCCGGATCAGTAAACTGGGAATCCTTCTTATGGGGATCTCTGGACTCTGGAAATGCAATCACCGTTGATAAACCCCCTGCATCGATTTGGCTTATGGCGCTTTCGGTGCGCATCTTTGGTCTCAGCTCTTTTGCTATCCTGCTTCCTCAAGCGATTATGGGCGTATTAACCACATATTTGCTTTATGCCACAATCCGCAGATATTGGGGTAATACAGCAGGCTTAACTACTGGCATTATCTTCGTTCTCACACCTGTTGCAGCACTAATGTTTCGCTTCAATAATCCTGATGCTCTGTTGATCCTGCTCATGGTAGGTGCAGCACACGCTGTGCTACGCGCTCTCGAATATGCTGCCACAAAGGCAGGCAACCGTCGACGCACTTGGTGGATGATTCTTGCTGGGGTCTTAATCGGCTTCGGCTTCCTCACCAAGCAAATGCAAGTATTCCTAGTACTTCCAGGTTTTGCTCTAGCATTCCTCATCGCATCTCCAACAGGTTTTTGGCGACGAATAGTTGACGGCTTCGTTGCAGTCGGCAGTATTATCGTCGCAGCGGGCTGGTGGGTAGCTTTGACCGTTCTCGTCCCGTCAGGTTCGCGTCCATACATCGGCGGATCTCAAAACAACTCCTTCTTGGAATTAACCTTTGGTTATAACGGTTTCGGCCGACTCACAGGAAGTGAGGAAGGATCCGTTGTACCAGGTGGCTCATCCACTGGGGGCACAAGTGGTGGCATGTGGGGCGAGACGGGCTGGACACGTTTGTTTGATGGTGAATACGGCACTCAAATCGCATGGCTTGCTCCATTGGCATTCGCAGGAATCTTCATTGGTCTTATCGCTGTAGGACGTGCAGTTCGTATTGACTTGAGACGTGCGAGCGTGATTGTTTTTGGTGGTTGGCTCGTAGTCATATGGTTAACATTCAGCTTCATGGCAGGCATATTCCACCAGTACTACACCGTTGCACTTGCTCCCGCAGTTGCAGTTCTTGCAGCTATCGCTGTGATGGGATTGTGGGTTGCGCGTAAATCGTTGTGGTCAAGAATTGTAGCGCCCGCATTGATGTTAGTTTCTGCCTATTGGGCCTTTACTCTTGCAGGGCGGAGCAGCTGGCTCCCATGGTTGAAGTGGTGCATACTCGGTATAGGAATTCTTGCCGCCATAGTGTTGATCATTGCCGCTCTGGCATCTTCTAGACGGATTGCTATAGCAGGCATCGCACTTTCAGCAGTGTCGTTACTCTCCGGACCTTTTGCATGGACCGCGTACACTATCAGCACTGGTCACACTGGGTCTATTGTGCTCGCAGGTCCGAGTGTGACATCTTCCACCGGAATGGGAGGAATGGGCGGCGGTATGGGCCAAGGTGGCGGACCTGGTGGCAATCAGGGGGGCACATCTGGAACGTCAGAATCCACAGAGTCCGATACCAGCCAACAACAATATGGCAGCAATCAGGAGCCTCCTTCCGGTGGTCCTGGCCAAAATTCTGGAAGCGCTCCTGAAGCGCCGAATCCTTCAATGGGACAGCCACCGAGTTCCGGCAATGGGAGTGGGACAGGTCCAGGCGGAGCCGCAGGCGGGACGATGGGCGAAGGCTCTATGAGCGAGGGCACAACAGGCTCAGCAGGCGAAATGGGCAACGGTTCAACTGGTGGTGGCATGGGTATGGGCGGAAGTTCCGCTAGTTCCAAAATCGTGTCAATGCTAGAAAAATCATCCAGCTCCTACCGTTGGGCAGCAGCAACAACCGGTTCGCAGAATGCCGCAAGTTACCAGCTCGCTTCGCAAAAGGCTGTTATGGCAATAGGCGGTTTCAACGGTTCAGATCCCGCTCCAACTCTCAAACAGTTCAAGCAATACGTTAAGCAAGGGCTGATCCACTACTACATAGCAGGTTCCTCAATGGGGGGCACACAAATGGGCGGTTCTGGCGCAGCATCTGAGATTGCTAGCTGGGTAGCCAAGCACTACACAGCAACTACCGTAGATGGTGTGACCATATATGACCTCTCTGCTGATGCGTCCTAA
- a CDS encoding trypsin-like peptidase domain-containing protein, with translation MAEEHNLYPWKGPDDDSSWQPSHIAKGNDASQGENADQDNHTDSHGEVAESPSSQDTQETQNFTDFGVPSIPALSGNLDEQSTTALPTVHSENDTHADDEDQQTHVIPTGDNADTFAFNDLGSGSQRYDGFVAPRSPEQPAQDQPSANASFQAAPSYASEQTQQPSQQPEQAQYGQPEQYGSNASNGVQGGAEETQPVSPQYRPAPQYGAYAPQQETAQQQPQPQSANAQYGSQQGQYNPFTPEYGNMNQNQQGNPAGGQFPGQGPTPQGQNGPQKGGSGKGGSKTLNTVLVAVIAAVLSAALMLGLGWAAISSGLISAPTTSSLSSINSNSSGSGSATAKSGEAADWQAVSKSVSNSVVAIDTVVSGGTAKGSGAIIDTSGDVVTNNHVVEGATQIQVTLSSGQIYSAKVVGTDTTTDLAVIKIENPPSDLQAITFADSDSLAVGESVMAIGNPLGYDNTATTGIVSALNRPVSVMDDTNTTIVTNAVQIDAAINPGNSGGPTFNAAGQVIGINSSIASTATTSSSAGSIGIGFAIPSNLVKRVANEIIKNGSVQHVVLGITIQSATAEADGVTRAGAQVTKVTSGSAAANGGVKAGDTIVAFNGNAVNSNYALLGYVRASALNDKVTLTVVRSGKTLDLSVTLDQKEAAVSGSSKSDSNDSGNSGGSGSDGDSGSGSDDGGLTDPYGLFGN, from the coding sequence ATGGCAGAAGAACATAATCTGTATCCGTGGAAGGGGCCGGACGATGATTCGTCATGGCAGCCCAGCCATATAGCCAAAGGCAATGATGCATCACAAGGCGAGAACGCGGATCAGGATAACCATACGGATTCACACGGAGAAGTAGCAGAATCGCCAAGCTCGCAGGACACACAGGAAACGCAAAACTTCACTGATTTTGGCGTTCCTTCAATTCCTGCTCTTTCTGGAAACTTGGATGAGCAGAGTACTACAGCTCTGCCCACTGTTCATTCGGAGAACGACACACATGCAGATGACGAGGATCAGCAAACACATGTAATTCCTACGGGAGATAATGCTGATACATTTGCGTTCAATGATTTAGGAAGCGGCAGTCAGCGATATGACGGCTTTGTGGCTCCTCGCTCGCCTGAACAGCCTGCCCAAGATCAGCCCAGTGCAAATGCTTCATTCCAAGCAGCACCTTCGTATGCTTCAGAGCAAACACAGCAACCATCCCAGCAACCGGAGCAAGCGCAATACGGGCAGCCAGAACAGTATGGCAGCAATGCTTCTAACGGGGTCCAGGGAGGTGCTGAGGAAACGCAGCCAGTTTCACCGCAGTACCGTCCAGCACCGCAGTATGGCGCATATGCACCTCAGCAAGAAACAGCTCAACAACAGCCGCAACCACAAAGTGCGAACGCACAATATGGCAGTCAGCAGGGTCAATACAATCCCTTTACTCCTGAATACGGCAATATGAATCAGAATCAGCAGGGTAATCCAGCTGGAGGTCAGTTCCCAGGGCAAGGGCCAACTCCGCAAGGTCAAAATGGGCCGCAGAAAGGTGGCAGTGGCAAGGGCGGTAGCAAGACTCTGAACACTGTTCTTGTAGCAGTTATTGCGGCAGTATTGAGCGCTGCGCTGATGCTCGGTTTAGGTTGGGCTGCAATTTCAAGTGGGTTGATTTCTGCACCAACAACATCATCGCTGTCTAGCATTAATTCGAATTCCTCGGGTTCTGGAAGCGCAACAGCTAAGTCTGGTGAGGCAGCTGACTGGCAGGCCGTAAGTAAGAGCGTCTCCAATTCTGTGGTTGCCATCGATACCGTGGTATCTGGTGGTACCGCTAAAGGATCAGGTGCCATAATCGACACCTCTGGTGATGTCGTTACCAACAACCACGTTGTTGAAGGTGCTACTCAGATTCAAGTCACCTTGTCTAGCGGGCAGATTTACTCAGCCAAGGTAGTGGGTACCGATACAACCACTGATTTAGCAGTGATAAAGATTGAGAATCCGCCGAGTGATTTGCAAGCAATAACATTTGCTGATTCGGACAGTCTGGCGGTGGGTGAGAGCGTAATGGCTATCGGTAATCCTTTGGGATATGACAACACTGCCACCACAGGTATTGTCTCAGCATTGAACAGGCCAGTTTCCGTGATGGATGACACCAACACCACTATTGTGACGAACGCTGTACAGATAGATGCCGCTATCAACCCAGGTAATTCTGGTGGACCAACATTTAATGCAGCTGGTCAGGTTATCGGTATCAATTCCTCTATCGCTTCAACTGCTACTACCAGTTCGAGTGCGGGATCGATTGGTATTGGTTTTGCGATTCCATCCAATCTGGTGAAGCGAGTTGCAAACGAGATCATTAAGAACGGATCCGTCCAGCACGTTGTTCTTGGCATTACCATCCAAAGTGCAACCGCTGAAGCTGATGGTGTTACCCGTGCAGGAGCACAGGTAACCAAGGTAACTTCAGGCAGTGCTGCTGCAAATGGCGGAGTTAAAGCCGGAGATACTATCGTTGCTTTCAACGGCAACGCAGTGAATAGCAACTATGCACTGCTGGGCTATGTTCGCGCATCTGCACTAAATGACAAAGTGACATTGACGGTGGTTCGTAGTGGAAAGACCTTAGATTTGAGTGTGACTTTGGATCAGAAGGAAGCAGCTGTCTCTGGTTCGTCGAAATCAGATTCTAATGACAGCGGTAATTCCGGCGGCTCCGGCTCTGATGGAGATTCTGGAAGTGGGTCAGATGATGGTGGTCTGACCGACCCTTATGGACTGTTTGGTAACTAG
- a CDS encoding nitroreductase family protein, producing MTQLTTNNFTQILEGRRSIRKYDPTVKISREEMLQMLNEAAKAPSSVNIQPWRFLIVQSDEGKAKLNPLIRFNKRQNKSSSAMIVVLGDMRCYEYADRIYGQAAEKGIMPKLMAKAQLSVIVPTYKKYSLSKMNDVVKIDSSLFAMQFMLIARSHGYDTNPIGGFEEDQVAEAFELDAERYVPVLIMSIGKAAAEGHESVRLPAEDLTWWS from the coding sequence ATGACCCAACTCACCACAAATAACTTCACTCAAATACTCGAGGGACGGCGTTCGATCCGTAAATATGATCCAACGGTGAAAATTTCACGCGAAGAAATGTTGCAAATGCTCAATGAAGCAGCTAAAGCTCCATCGTCTGTGAATATACAACCTTGGAGATTCCTTATTGTTCAATCCGATGAGGGGAAGGCGAAGCTCAACCCTCTTATCCGTTTTAATAAGCGACAGAATAAGAGCTCTTCAGCGATGATTGTGGTGTTAGGCGATATGCGTTGTTACGAGTATGCAGATCGCATATATGGACAAGCTGCAGAGAAAGGCATTATGCCTAAACTTATGGCTAAAGCTCAACTATCAGTCATTGTCCCAACATATAAGAAATACAGCCTCAGCAAAATGAATGATGTAGTCAAAATTGATTCGAGCCTATTTGCTATGCAGTTCATGCTTATCGCGCGCTCTCATGGCTATGACACCAATCCCATTGGAGGATTTGAAGAGGATCAGGTAGCTGAAGCTTTTGAACTTGACGCCGAGCGATATGTCCCAGTTCTCATCATGTCAATCGGTAAAGCCGCTGCCGAAGGCCACGAATCTGTTCGGTTACCAGCGGAAGATCTCACTTGGTGGAGCTGA
- a CDS encoding dolichyl-phosphate beta-glucosyltransferase: MNTYRSTTDNSPRQHGAAQLSTAIVERRGDPSYVDADIVIPVYNEEHTLETCIKKLSAYLTAQSASANAFSWNIIIADNASTDRTWEVACTLCEQYPVVLRAVRIGRKGRGAALKNAWSESLARVVSYMDVDLSTDIQCTGTLIGSLLAGGADVAIGSRLLQQSDVTRSTKREFISRTYNLMLRTYLGVKFHDAQCGFKALTARAADALLPQVQDNEWFFDTELLVLAERRGMQIYEIPVTWVEDSDSRVNIPDTVSKDISGMRRMRQDIRKEGNGTIANSYAHLGWGAQSQHELRGSLIELANVKVSA, encoded by the coding sequence ATGAACACATATAGGAGCACCACAGACAACAGTCCGAGGCAACATGGAGCAGCACAGCTCAGCACGGCAATCGTTGAGCGTCGTGGAGATCCCAGCTATGTTGATGCAGATATTGTGATTCCCGTTTATAACGAGGAACATACTTTGGAGACCTGCATCAAGAAACTTAGCGCATATTTGACAGCACAATCAGCCTCCGCAAATGCTTTCTCTTGGAATATCATCATCGCAGACAATGCCAGCACGGATCGGACATGGGAAGTTGCCTGCACATTATGCGAGCAATACCCAGTCGTGCTACGAGCAGTGCGAATCGGGCGTAAAGGCCGCGGAGCGGCGCTAAAAAATGCCTGGTCAGAATCACTTGCTCGCGTGGTTTCATACATGGATGTTGACTTGTCGACGGATATACAATGCACCGGTACTCTCATCGGTTCGCTGCTCGCAGGCGGCGCTGATGTTGCGATTGGCTCGCGCCTGCTCCAACAATCAGATGTCACCAGATCAACAAAACGTGAGTTCATCTCTCGCACCTATAATCTCATGCTCAGAACATACCTTGGTGTGAAATTCCACGACGCTCAATGCGGATTCAAAGCACTTACCGCGCGAGCAGCAGACGCTTTACTGCCTCAAGTTCAAGACAATGAGTGGTTCTTTGATACAGAGTTGTTGGTTTTAGCAGAGCGACGCGGTATGCAAATTTACGAAATTCCTGTGACCTGGGTGGAAGACAGCGACAGCAGAGTCAACATTCCAGACACAGTAAGTAAAGACATATCTGGCATGCGGCGAATGCGGCAAGATATACGCAAAGAAGGCAACGGTACCATCGCGAATTCGTATGCGCATCTTGGATGGGGAGCCCAAAGCCAACATGAATTACGCGGGTCGTTGATCGAACTCGCCAACGTGAAAGTGAGCGCATAA
- the tgt gene encoding tRNA guanosine(34) transglycosylase Tgt produces the protein MTPIVNPLGSIKDKPGDRSAFSFDIVTRLDDSVKGLGRAGKRHGRTGVIHTPHGDIHTPAFVPVATQSAMKAVLPEQMKELGAQCLLSNAFHLFERPGEDVLDEAGGLARFMNWSGPTYTDSGGFQVLSLGAGFKKTLAMDVQGMKSDDVIADGKERMAFVDEDGVTFKSPLNGSLHRFSAEISMGIQHKIGADIMFAFDELTTLMNTRSYQEQSVERTFRWAQRCVSEHEKLTAARLGKPYQALFGVVQGANYEDLRRLAASQIASLDFDGVGIGGAIEKQLLGQTCAWICDEMPESRPRHVLGIAAVNDIFNAVENGGDTFDCVAPARNGRNGAIFTRDGRWNVKRAQFKHDFRPLEEGCDCYTCRNYSRAYVDHLLRAREFNGFTLATIHNEHFFVKLLDDIRLSIDGGYFDEFKDETLARFYASGSRG, from the coding sequence ATGACACCGATTGTGAACCCGCTAGGAAGTATAAAGGACAAACCCGGGGATAGAAGCGCATTCAGCTTTGACATAGTTACTCGTTTAGACGACAGTGTTAAAGGTTTGGGACGAGCCGGAAAACGGCATGGACGCACTGGCGTCATTCATACCCCACATGGCGATATCCACACCCCCGCATTCGTGCCTGTTGCAACCCAAAGCGCAATGAAGGCGGTGCTTCCTGAGCAAATGAAGGAGCTAGGTGCACAGTGTCTGCTCTCGAATGCTTTCCATTTGTTTGAGCGCCCAGGCGAGGATGTGCTAGATGAAGCAGGTGGCCTCGCTCGATTTATGAACTGGAGCGGCCCAACATATACGGATTCAGGTGGCTTCCAAGTACTGTCTCTTGGCGCAGGTTTCAAGAAGACTCTTGCTATGGATGTCCAAGGAATGAAATCCGACGACGTAATCGCCGATGGCAAAGAGCGCATGGCCTTCGTTGATGAGGACGGCGTCACGTTCAAATCTCCACTGAACGGTTCCTTACACCGTTTTTCTGCCGAGATATCTATGGGGATTCAACACAAAATTGGCGCGGATATTATGTTTGCCTTTGATGAACTCACCACCTTGATGAATACACGAAGTTACCAAGAACAGTCAGTTGAACGGACTTTTCGTTGGGCACAACGCTGCGTAAGCGAACATGAAAAACTGACAGCTGCACGTTTGGGAAAACCCTACCAAGCTCTATTTGGTGTGGTTCAAGGTGCTAACTACGAAGATCTGCGCCGACTCGCGGCCTCTCAAATTGCTTCTTTAGATTTTGATGGCGTAGGCATAGGAGGGGCTATTGAGAAGCAACTTCTTGGACAGACTTGTGCTTGGATATGCGATGAGATGCCGGAATCTAGGCCGAGGCATGTACTTGGCATCGCCGCAGTGAACGATATTTTCAATGCAGTGGAAAACGGTGGAGATACTTTCGATTGCGTGGCTCCAGCGCGCAACGGGCGCAACGGAGCTATCTTTACCCGCGATGGACGCTGGAATGTGAAGCGCGCACAGTTTAAGCATGACTTCCGCCCACTCGAGGAAGGCTGCGACTGCTACACCTGTCGCAACTACTCCCGCGCCTATGTTGACCACTTGTTGAGAGCTCGAGAATTCAATGGGTTCACACTAGCCACTATCCACAATGAGCACTTTTTTGTGAAATTACTCGATGACATTCGTCTATCCATCGACGGTGGATATTTCGATGAGTTCAAAGATGAAACACTAGCTCGTTTTTATGCAAGCGGTTCACGCGGCTAA